In Variovorax paradoxus, a single genomic region encodes these proteins:
- a CDS encoding PQQ-dependent dehydrogenase, methanol/ethanol family, with protein sequence MKKTHSGLLTLAGALLCLGASTAATAQNAQDRAAAATGRVDGNFIRANAAQKKTPDWPSVGLDYSESRFSRLDQVNTGNVKDLGLVWSYDLESTRGVEATPLVVDGIMYVTASWSVVHAIDTRTGQKLWTFDPQVDRSKGFKGCCDVVNRGVAIHEGKVYVAAFDGRLIALDAATGQKVWEKDTLEGQKGSYTITGAPRVFKGKVIIGNGGAEYGVRGFVTAYDAKTGEQKWRWFVVPGDPSKPFEDASMAKAAKTWDPSGKYWEAGGGGTAWDSFAFDPELNLMYVGTGNGSPWSHKARSPKGGDNLYLGSVVALDPDTGKYKWHYQETPGDNWDYTSTQSMILADMKVGGKPRKVLLHAPKNGFFFVIDRTNGKFISAKNFTEVNWATGYDKNGRPIGIASARDGTKPNDAIPGPFGAHNWHPMSFNPQTGLAYLPSQHVPINLMDDKDWKFNEDVPGRPHAGLGWNLAKFANVEPPKSKPFGRLVAWDPVAQKEAWGVDYVSPWNGGTLTTAGNLVFQGTADGRLLAYDARTGEKLWETPTGTGVVAAPSTYMVDGKQYVSVAVGWGGVYGLAQRATERQGPGTVYTFAVGGTAKMPDFVQYRMDKLVQGVKYDPAKVQAGTMLYVSNCVFCHGVPGVDRGGNIPNLGYMDAAYIENLDKFVLKGPAMSRGMPDFTGKLSGDDIESIKAFIQGTADAIRPK encoded by the coding sequence ATGAAAAAAACACACTCCGGGCTGCTGACGCTCGCCGGCGCATTGCTATGCCTGGGCGCATCGACGGCGGCCACGGCCCAGAACGCACAGGACCGCGCCGCGGCCGCCACAGGCCGCGTCGACGGCAACTTCATACGCGCCAACGCGGCGCAGAAGAAAACCCCCGACTGGCCCAGCGTCGGCCTGGACTACTCGGAGTCGCGCTTCAGCAGGCTCGACCAGGTGAACACCGGCAACGTGAAAGACCTGGGGCTGGTCTGGTCGTACGACCTGGAGTCGACGCGCGGCGTGGAGGCCACGCCGCTGGTGGTGGACGGCATCATGTACGTCACCGCCTCGTGGAGCGTGGTGCACGCCATCGACACGCGCACGGGGCAGAAGCTGTGGACCTTCGATCCGCAGGTCGACCGCTCAAAGGGCTTCAAGGGTTGCTGCGACGTGGTGAACCGCGGCGTGGCCATTCACGAGGGCAAGGTCTACGTGGCCGCCTTCGACGGCCGCCTGATTGCGCTGGACGCCGCCACCGGCCAGAAGGTCTGGGAGAAAGACACGCTCGAAGGCCAGAAGGGCAGCTACACCATCACCGGCGCGCCGCGCGTGTTCAAGGGCAAGGTCATCATCGGCAACGGCGGCGCCGAATACGGCGTGCGCGGCTTCGTCACCGCCTACGACGCGAAGACGGGCGAGCAGAAATGGCGCTGGTTCGTGGTGCCGGGCGACCCGAGCAAGCCCTTCGAAGACGCCTCGATGGCCAAGGCCGCGAAGACCTGGGACCCGAGCGGCAAGTACTGGGAAGCCGGCGGCGGGGGCACCGCCTGGGACAGCTTCGCCTTCGACCCCGAGCTCAACCTGATGTACGTGGGCACCGGCAACGGCTCGCCCTGGTCGCACAAGGCGCGCAGCCCCAAGGGCGGCGACAACCTCTACCTGGGCTCGGTGGTGGCGCTGGACCCCGACACCGGCAAGTACAAGTGGCACTACCAGGAGACGCCCGGCGACAACTGGGACTACACCTCCACCCAGTCGATGATCCTGGCCGACATGAAGGTCGGCGGCAAGCCGCGCAAGGTGCTGCTGCATGCGCCCAAGAACGGCTTCTTCTTCGTCATCGACCGCACCAACGGCAAGTTCATCTCGGCCAAGAACTTCACCGAAGTGAACTGGGCCACCGGCTACGACAAGAACGGCCGCCCCATCGGCATCGCCTCCGCGCGCGACGGCACCAAGCCCAACGACGCCATTCCCGGCCCCTTCGGCGCGCACAACTGGCACCCGATGTCGTTCAACCCGCAGACCGGCCTGGCCTACCTGCCTTCGCAGCATGTGCCGATCAACCTGATGGACGACAAGGACTGGAAGTTCAACGAAGACGTGCCGGGCCGCCCGCACGCCGGCCTGGGCTGGAACCTGGCCAAGTTCGCCAACGTGGAGCCGCCCAAGAGCAAGCCCTTCGGCCGCCTCGTGGCCTGGGACCCGGTGGCGCAGAAGGAAGCCTGGGGCGTGGACTATGTGTCGCCCTGGAACGGCGGCACGCTCACCACCGCCGGCAACCTGGTGTTCCAGGGCACGGCCGACGGCCGCCTGCTGGCCTACGACGCCAGGACCGGCGAGAAGCTCTGGGAAACGCCCACCGGCACCGGCGTGGTGGCGGCGCCGTCGACCTACATGGTGGACGGCAAGCAGTACGTCTCGGTGGCCGTGGGCTGGGGCGGCGTGTACGGCCTCGCGCAGCGCGCCACCGAGCGGCAGGGGCCGGGCACGGTCTACACCTTCGCGGTGGGGGGCACGGCCAAGATGCCGGACTTCGTGCAGTACCGCATGGACAAGCTGGTGCAGGGCGTGAAGTACGACCCCGCCAAGGTCCAGGCCGGCACCATGCTTTACGTGAGCAACTGCGTCTTCTGCCACGGCGTGCCGGGCGTGGACCGCGGCGGCAACATTCCCAACCTCGGCTACATGGACGCCGCCTACATCGAGAACCTCGACAAGTTCGTGCTCAAGGGCCCGGCCATGTCGCGCGGCATGCCCGATTTCACCGGCAAGCTCTCGGGCGACGACATCGAGAGCATCAAGGCCTTCATCCAGGGCACGGCGGACGCGATCCGGCCCAAGTAG
- a CDS encoding helix-turn-helix domain-containing protein: MSPGKFDSRLGTADAPRQLFASTPAQRVALARRQFFEEGVRPSGLVGEAVIQSWLRCSRTHADRQRIVPFDAVTPSRLHATLARNRELLEVARQELAQMENMLAGTDCRVILTDRDGVVVHVSDQPAAAHQPVLRKTARVGVNISERVVGTTAPGIVASTGQACTVDGAEHYFDVLGHMQCAAAPIRDVTGRLAGVLDLTAEARRFGFDAASMVALYATAIENRLLQAQSSDHLILRFQASPTLLGTPLEALAGIAPDGTIAWLNNAGSRLLGRLPEAADERDVECLLGHDLASLMRLGRREAAQPLRLASGLGVWVQARLRGPDGADFRHAVAMPGEAAPVAIERDAVAAIATAVGTTEGPADTDTGEAASPAGTLREHSRKLIEDTLAAHGGNVSQAARQLRVSRGTLYRRLRGWCDDAAPTDD; this comes from the coding sequence ATGTCCCCAGGCAAGTTCGACAGCAGGCTCGGCACGGCGGATGCGCCGCGCCAGCTCTTTGCCAGCACGCCGGCGCAGCGCGTGGCGCTCGCGCGGCGGCAGTTCTTCGAGGAAGGCGTGCGGCCCTCGGGCCTCGTCGGCGAGGCGGTGATCCAGTCGTGGCTGCGCTGCAGCCGCACGCATGCCGACCGCCAGCGCATCGTGCCCTTCGACGCGGTCACGCCGAGCCGGCTGCACGCCACGCTCGCGCGCAACCGCGAGTTGCTGGAGGTGGCCCGGCAAGAGCTGGCGCAGATGGAGAACATGCTGGCCGGCACCGACTGCCGCGTGATCCTGACCGACCGCGACGGCGTGGTGGTGCACGTCAGCGACCAGCCCGCCGCCGCGCACCAGCCGGTGCTGCGCAAGACCGCGCGGGTGGGCGTGAACATTTCGGAGCGCGTGGTCGGCACCACCGCGCCGGGCATCGTGGCCAGCACCGGGCAGGCCTGCACGGTCGACGGCGCGGAGCATTACTTCGACGTGCTCGGCCACATGCAGTGCGCGGCGGCGCCGATCCGCGACGTGACGGGCCGGCTGGCCGGCGTGCTCGACCTCACGGCGGAGGCGCGGCGCTTCGGCTTCGATGCGGCGTCGATGGTGGCGCTCTACGCCACCGCCATCGAGAACCGGCTGCTGCAGGCGCAGTCGAGCGACCACCTGATATTGCGCTTCCAGGCGAGCCCCACGCTGCTGGGCACGCCGCTGGAGGCGCTGGCCGGCATCGCGCCCGACGGCACCATCGCCTGGCTCAACAACGCCGGCTCACGGCTGCTCGGGCGCCTGCCCGAGGCGGCGGACGAGCGCGATGTCGAATGCCTGCTGGGGCACGACCTCGCGAGCCTGATGCGGCTGGGCCGGCGCGAGGCGGCGCAGCCGCTGCGCCTGGCGAGCGGGCTCGGCGTGTGGGTGCAGGCGCGCCTGCGGGGCCCGGACGGCGCGGACTTCCGGCATGCGGTGGCGATGCCCGGCGAGGCTGCGCCGGTGGCCATCGAACGCGATGCGGTGGCGGCCATTGCCACAGCCGTCGGCACCACCGAAGGCCCGGCGGACACAGATACCGGCGAGGCCGCATCGCCCGCCGGCACGCTGCGCGAGCACAGCCGCAAGCTGATCGAGGACACGCTCGCCGCGCACGGCGGCAATGTGTCGCAGGCGGCGCGGCAGTTGCGCGTGTCGCGCGGCACGCTGTACCGGCGGCTGCGCGGCTGGTGCGACGACGCCGCGCCCACCGACGATTGA
- a CDS encoding ROK family transcriptional regulator, translating into MTTIGDQQLVKRMNRSVLLRLLRAQPGLSRARLAGESGLTKSTVSLLVRELIDEDWLSESGAAVADGLGRPSTPLRINVGVRALMGVEIAVETVRLVCMSLQGEVLYSDTQALADSAPAGACAQVARMASVAQARLEQLGLRLSSIGVCVPGAVDDCTGVVRFAPNLGWRNVSLLPALEKAFGAVGLPRVTVQLQNDADAAVLGEYEFAASVGQEGEDPLIFVNCDVGVGAGVVLNDRLFTGAQGMAGEIGHTILELDGPECSCGRRGCAEAFFGSRVLRREGRDMQRAAAFFGVMLQNLWVTFNPRAIVLGGKVCTDHRDFVQAAFESVHRHADRAGMPAPDLRTARYDALAPAVGAAALALHEYLRPLQPDAKARRARALARAAV; encoded by the coding sequence GTGACCACCATCGGCGACCAGCAGCTCGTCAAGCGCATGAACCGCAGCGTGCTGCTGCGGCTGCTGCGCGCGCAGCCCGGCCTTTCGCGCGCGCGGCTGGCCGGCGAGAGCGGCCTCACCAAGTCGACCGTGAGCCTGCTGGTGCGCGAACTGATCGACGAAGACTGGCTCAGCGAATCGGGCGCGGCCGTGGCCGACGGCCTGGGGCGGCCTTCGACGCCGCTGCGCATCAACGTGGGCGTGCGCGCGCTCATGGGCGTGGAGATCGCCGTGGAGACGGTGCGCCTCGTGTGCATGTCGCTGCAGGGCGAGGTGCTGTATTCGGACACCCAGGCGCTGGCCGACAGCGCGCCGGCCGGCGCCTGCGCGCAGGTCGCGCGCATGGCGTCGGTGGCGCAAGCGCGGCTCGAGCAGCTCGGCCTTCGCCTGTCGAGCATCGGCGTGTGCGTGCCCGGCGCGGTGGACGACTGCACCGGCGTGGTCCGCTTCGCGCCCAACCTCGGCTGGCGCAACGTGAGCCTGCTGCCCGCGCTGGAGAAAGCCTTCGGCGCGGTGGGCCTGCCGCGCGTCACGGTGCAGCTGCAGAACGATGCCGATGCCGCCGTGCTCGGCGAATACGAGTTCGCGGCCAGCGTGGGCCAGGAGGGCGAAGACCCGCTGATCTTCGTCAACTGCGACGTGGGCGTGGGCGCGGGCGTGGTGCTGAACGACCGGCTCTTCACCGGCGCGCAGGGCATGGCCGGCGAGATCGGCCACACCATCCTCGAGCTAGACGGTCCGGAGTGCTCCTGCGGGCGGCGCGGCTGCGCCGAGGCCTTCTTCGGCTCGCGCGTGCTGCGGCGCGAAGGCCGCGACATGCAGCGCGCCGCCGCCTTCTTCGGCGTGATGCTGCAGAACCTGTGGGTCACCTTCAACCCGCGCGCGATCGTGCTGGGCGGCAAGGTCTGCACCGACCATCGCGACTTCGTGCAGGCGGCGTTCGAAAGCGTGCACCGGCATGCCGACCGCGCCGGCATGCCCGCGCCCGACCTGCGCACCGCGCGCTACGACGCACTCGCGCCGGCGGTCGGCGCCGCCGCGCTGGCGCTGCACGAATACCTGCGGCCGTTGCAGCCCGACGCGAAGGCGCGCCGCGCCCGCGCGCTGGCCCGCGCCGCGGTCTGA
- a CDS encoding ATP-binding cassette domain-containing protein: protein MDTNIDTSRPLVELREIRKAFGGVKAVDGVSVNLYPGEVVALLGHNGAGKSTLMKMLAGAYPIDSGDTLIAGQKVNIRTPAEAQAQGIETIYQTLALADNLDSVSNLFLGREKMTRWNTLDDHFMEVQARKVFHRLNKNFTNIRVPVRRLSGGQRQVVAISRALYFNARILIMDEPCAALGPEETAMVGGLVKQLKADGVGIFLITHDMPDVFSLSDRVAVMKNGKLVGTYRTADVTEDEVLGMIIAGKRPEGKEQAHHADTAAA, encoded by the coding sequence ATGGACACGAACATCGACACCTCCAGACCCCTCGTCGAACTGCGCGAGATCCGCAAGGCCTTCGGCGGCGTGAAGGCCGTGGACGGCGTGAGCGTCAACCTCTACCCCGGCGAAGTGGTCGCGCTGCTGGGCCACAACGGCGCGGGCAAGTCCACGCTCATGAAGATGCTCGCGGGCGCCTACCCCATCGACTCCGGCGACACCCTCATCGCCGGCCAGAAGGTCAACATCCGCACGCCCGCCGAAGCGCAGGCGCAAGGCATCGAGACCATCTACCAGACCCTTGCATTGGCCGACAACCTCGACTCCGTGTCGAACCTGTTCCTCGGCCGCGAGAAGATGACGCGCTGGAACACGCTCGACGACCACTTCATGGAAGTGCAGGCGCGCAAGGTGTTCCACCGGCTCAACAAGAATTTCACCAACATCCGCGTGCCGGTGCGGCGCCTCTCGGGCGGGCAGCGGCAGGTGGTGGCGATCTCGCGCGCGCTGTACTTCAATGCGCGCATCCTCATCATGGACGAGCCCTGCGCCGCGCTCGGCCCGGAAGAGACAGCGATGGTCGGCGGCCTCGTGAAGCAGCTCAAGGCCGACGGCGTGGGCATCTTCCTCATCACGCACGACATGCCCGACGTGTTCTCGCTGAGCGACCGCGTCGCGGTGATGAAGAACGGCAAGCTCGTGGGCACCTACCGCACCGCCGACGTCACCGAGGACGAAGTGCTCGGCATGATCATTGCCGGCAAGCGCCCGGAGGGCAAAGAGCAGGCCCACCACGCCGACACCGCGGCCGCCTGA
- a CDS encoding sugar ABC transporter permease, protein MSNPTPGWWRRTGIDLRLVLMCVLLAVMAVAFSVMSGGVFLSPENLYNVAQQTAVVGIVSTVMVLIIVARHIDLSVGSVMGFVGVLIAYLQYTSGWSWPTACLAGLAVALLVSIYQGWLTAVLGVPSFVVTLGGLMSFRGAAFLVAEGKTQPVNDEFFQRLGGGYDGGIGVTASWVIAGLVAAVLFARMFQKRAARARHEMPNEPLWLELLLTAVPAAVVIGFAAVMNHYKIDSKDAPQGIPIPVLIWAVVAIVLSFIVHRTRFGRYVFAMGGNPDAAALVGIPVKRVTLMLFALLAVLVTIAAIVSIARLNAGTNSLGTGMELYVIAAAVIGGTALAGGSGSIFGSVLGALIMQSLDSGMLLLDVPIGKRMVIIGQVLIVAVVFDVLYRRKFGEN, encoded by the coding sequence ATGAGCAATCCAACACCGGGCTGGTGGCGCCGCACGGGCATCGACCTGCGCCTCGTCCTGATGTGCGTGCTGCTGGCCGTCATGGCCGTGGCGTTCAGCGTCATGTCGGGCGGCGTGTTCCTGTCGCCCGAGAACCTCTACAACGTCGCGCAGCAGACGGCGGTGGTGGGCATCGTGTCGACCGTCATGGTGCTGATCATCGTGGCGCGCCACATCGACCTGTCGGTCGGCTCGGTGATGGGCTTCGTCGGCGTGCTCATCGCGTACCTGCAATACACCTCGGGCTGGTCGTGGCCCACGGCGTGCCTGGCGGGGCTGGCGGTGGCGCTGCTGGTGTCCATCTACCAGGGCTGGCTCACGGCGGTGCTGGGCGTGCCTTCGTTCGTGGTCACGCTGGGCGGGCTGATGTCGTTCCGCGGCGCGGCCTTCCTCGTGGCCGAGGGCAAGACGCAGCCGGTGAACGACGAATTCTTCCAGCGCCTGGGCGGCGGCTACGACGGCGGCATCGGCGTCACCGCGAGCTGGGTGATCGCGGGGCTGGTGGCGGCGGTGCTGTTCGCGCGCATGTTCCAGAAGCGCGCGGCGCGCGCGCGCCACGAGATGCCCAACGAGCCGCTGTGGCTGGAGCTGCTGCTCACGGCGGTGCCGGCGGCGGTGGTGATCGGCTTCGCGGCGGTCATGAACCACTACAAGATCGACTCGAAGGACGCGCCCCAGGGCATTCCGATTCCGGTGCTGATCTGGGCGGTGGTGGCCATCGTGCTGTCGTTCATCGTGCACCGCACGCGCTTCGGCCGCTATGTGTTCGCGATGGGTGGCAACCCCGACGCGGCGGCGCTGGTGGGCATTCCGGTCAAGCGCGTCACGCTGATGCTGTTCGCGCTGCTGGCGGTGCTGGTGACCATCGCGGCCATCGTGTCGATCGCCCGGCTCAACGCGGGCACCAATTCACTGGGCACGGGCATGGAGCTGTACGTGATCGCGGCGGCGGTCATCGGCGGTACGGCGCTGGCGGGCGGCAGCGGCTCGATCTTCGGCTCGGTGCTGGGCGCGCTCATCATGCAGTCGCTCGACAGCGGCATGCTGCTGCTCGACGTGCCCATCGGCAAGCGCATGGTCATCATCGGCCAGGTGCTGATCGTGGCGGTGGTGTTCGACGTGCTGTACCGGCGCAAGTTCGGGGAGAACTGA
- the xylF gene encoding D-xylose ABC transporter substrate-binding protein produces the protein MQLKHTLAAMAFGLTAVGAMAQTVVGVSWSNFQEERWKTDEAAIKAELEKLGAKYISADAGGSPEKQLGDIEGLMSKGAKALIVLAMDKDAILPAVTKATRQKVPVVAYDRLIEAPGVFYITFDNVEVGRMEAREVLKVKPKGNYVIIKGSPSDPNADFLRAGQQEVLDASIKKGDIKIVGDEYTEGWKPEVAQKNMEQILTKNGNKVDAVVAANDGTAGGAVAALTAKGLRGIPVSGQDADFAALNRIALGTQTATIFKDSRELGREAAIAAIALSQGKPVDKAATWNSGPKKVSLQSRLLTPVPVTRDNLDVVVKAGWIKKDELCKGVTGASAPAACK, from the coding sequence ATGCAACTCAAACACACCCTGGCCGCCATGGCTTTCGGTCTCACGGCCGTGGGCGCGATGGCGCAGACCGTGGTCGGCGTGAGCTGGTCCAACTTTCAGGAAGAGCGCTGGAAGACCGACGAGGCCGCCATCAAGGCCGAACTCGAGAAGCTCGGCGCCAAGTACATCAGCGCCGACGCGGGCGGCTCGCCCGAGAAGCAGCTGGGCGACATCGAGGGCCTGATGTCCAAGGGCGCCAAGGCGCTCATCGTGCTGGCCATGGACAAGGACGCCATCCTGCCGGCCGTGACCAAGGCCACGCGCCAGAAGGTGCCCGTGGTGGCCTACGACCGGCTGATCGAGGCGCCTGGCGTCTTCTACATCACCTTCGACAACGTCGAGGTCGGCCGCATGGAAGCGCGCGAGGTCCTGAAGGTCAAGCCCAAGGGCAACTACGTGATCATCAAGGGCTCGCCGAGCGACCCGAACGCCGACTTCCTGCGCGCGGGCCAGCAGGAAGTGCTCGACGCCTCCATCAAGAAGGGCGACATCAAGATCGTCGGCGACGAATACACCGAAGGCTGGAAGCCCGAAGTCGCGCAGAAGAACATGGAGCAGATCCTCACCAAGAACGGCAACAAGGTCGACGCGGTGGTGGCGGCCAACGACGGCACGGCGGGCGGCGCGGTGGCGGCGCTCACGGCCAAGGGCCTGCGCGGCATTCCGGTGTCGGGCCAGGACGCGGACTTTGCGGCGCTCAACCGCATCGCGCTGGGCACCCAGACCGCGACCATCTTCAAGGACTCGCGCGAGCTTGGCCGCGAAGCCGCCATCGCGGCCATCGCGCTGTCGCAGGGCAAGCCGGTCGACAAGGCCGCCACCTGGAACTCGGGGCCGAAGAAGGTCTCGCTGCAATCGCGCCTGCTGACGCCGGTGCCCGTGACGCGCGACAACCTCGACGTCGTGGTCAAGGCCGGCTGGATCAAGAAGGACGAGCTCTGCAAGGGCGTGACGGGCGCCAGCGCGCCCGCGGCCTGCAAGTAA
- a CDS encoding ferritin-like domain-containing protein, with protein MAYTDAPIDTTLQATGPVLANDEVVDVLNDLLENSRDGEYGFRACADEVKSPEAKLLFTARAEQCRKAGSELMALIAAYGGKPADGGTASGALHRGWVHVKGSLGANSELSILESCERGEDTGVARYRKALKQNLPADVRSVVAAQAEGAQRNHDQIRDLRNAARARD; from the coding sequence ATGGCATACACCGACGCACCCATCGACACCACCCTGCAGGCCACCGGCCCCGTGCTGGCCAACGACGAAGTGGTGGACGTGCTCAACGACCTGCTCGAGAACTCGCGCGACGGCGAATACGGCTTCCGCGCCTGCGCCGACGAAGTGAAGAGCCCCGAGGCGAAGCTGCTATTCACCGCACGCGCCGAACAATGCCGCAAGGCCGGCAGCGAGCTGATGGCGCTCATCGCGGCCTACGGCGGCAAGCCGGCCGACGGCGGCACCGCCAGCGGCGCGTTGCATCGCGGCTGGGTCCACGTGAAGGGCTCGCTGGGCGCCAACAGCGAACTCTCGATCCTCGAATCGTGCGAGCGCGGCGAAGACACCGGCGTCGCACGCTACCGCAAGGCGCTGAAGCAGAACCTGCCCGCCGACGTGCGCAGCGTGGTGGCTGCGCAGGCCGAAGGCGCGCAGCGCAACCACGACCAGATCCGCGACCTGCGCAACGCCGCACGCGCTCGCGACTGA
- a CDS encoding alpha/beta family hydrolase: MTTLHELSIDVTPGIAVSALAMSPPSAEACLVLAHGAGAGMRHPFMQAVAEGLAERRIATLRYQFPYMEQGSKRTDAPPLAHATVRAAVACASTRFAGVRLFAGGKSFGGRMTSQAQALEPLPGVEGLVFLGFPLHPSGAPAKAAERAAHLRDVDLPMLFAHGPRDTLAEPGPFDDTVQALGPIATVLEIDGADHSFGVLKRTGRTDEQALEELLDGIAVWTQAWRIG, encoded by the coding sequence ATGACTACGCTGCACGAACTTTCCATCGACGTGACGCCCGGCATTGCGGTGTCGGCCCTTGCGATGTCGCCTCCCTCGGCCGAGGCATGCCTGGTGCTCGCGCACGGTGCCGGCGCGGGCATGAGGCATCCGTTCATGCAGGCCGTGGCCGAGGGCCTCGCCGAGCGGCGCATCGCCACGCTGCGTTACCAGTTCCCCTACATGGAACAGGGCAGCAAGCGCACCGACGCACCACCGCTGGCGCATGCCACGGTGCGCGCGGCAGTGGCCTGCGCGTCGACGCGTTTTGCGGGCGTGCGTCTTTTCGCGGGCGGCAAGTCGTTCGGCGGCCGCATGACGTCGCAGGCCCAGGCGCTGGAGCCGCTGCCCGGCGTCGAGGGGCTGGTCTTCCTGGGCTTTCCGCTGCACCCCTCGGGCGCGCCCGCGAAGGCGGCCGAGCGCGCGGCGCACCTGCGGGATGTGGACCTGCCCATGCTCTTCGCGCACGGCCCGCGCGACACGCTGGCCGAGCCCGGGCCTTTCGACGACACGGTGCAGGCGCTGGGTCCGATCGCCACCGTGCTGGAGATTGACGGCGCCGACCATTCGTTCGGCGTGCTCAAGCGCACCGGCCGTACCGACGAGCAGGCGCTGGAAGAGCTGCTCGACGGCATCGCCGTGTGGACGCAGGCCTGGCGCATCGGCTGA
- a CDS encoding surface-adhesin E family protein: MRHWLLAIGMVGCVAHAQPGWFTVVGDPQDKLADTVQVDPDRVTLPDTPADASKTMNLRVSRATPRFNWDGIPYRSYESRVVFDCQARRASYVAARFYAQPLWQGEPHHTADYGDAPKPVRFLDMKPNPTARIVRAACRPRSS; this comes from the coding sequence GTGAGGCACTGGTTGTTGGCTATCGGCATGGTCGGCTGCGTGGCGCACGCGCAGCCCGGCTGGTTCACGGTGGTGGGAGATCCGCAGGACAAGCTGGCCGACACGGTGCAGGTCGACCCCGACCGGGTGACGCTCCCCGACACGCCGGCCGACGCCTCGAAGACCATGAACCTGCGCGTGAGCCGCGCGACGCCTCGCTTCAACTGGGACGGCATCCCTTACCGTTCGTACGAGTCGCGCGTGGTGTTCGACTGCCAGGCGCGCCGCGCCAGCTACGTGGCCGCGCGCTTCTATGCCCAGCCGCTGTGGCAGGGCGAGCCGCACCACACCGCGGACTACGGCGACGCCCCCAAGCCGGTGCGCTTCCTGGACATGAAACCCAACCCGACGGCGCGCATCGTGCGCGCGGCCTGCCGCCCGCGCAGCAGCTAG
- a CDS encoding phospholipase D-like domain-containing protein, producing MRRRGTLKAVVWTFVLTLAATLLVLNFTSGEKKLDEQVKREYALDDAQYQRALGVMLGPPITGGNRFEAFQNGDRIFPPMLAAIRGARKSITFETYIYWSGDIGREFADALSERARAGVKVHVLLDWVGSAKVDGDFVREMESAGVQIRKFHKPGWYDIARMNNRTHRKLLVVDGRTGFTGGVGIAPEWTGDAQDAGHWRDSHYKVEGPVVAQMQAVFMDNWVKVSGDVLHGETYFPPIPSMGEGRAQVFSSSPSGGSESMHLMYLLSIAAATRSIDLSSAYFVPDDLTVGALVAAMQRGVRLRIITPGPIIDSQTVRGASRAAWGPLLKAGAEISEYQPTMFHCKVFTVDGLLVSVGSTNFDNRSFRLNDEANLNIYDETFAAGQTAQFEADLRRSKRLTYEAWKDRPLHEKAMEHLAALLSSQL from the coding sequence GTGCGCCGCCGAGGGACGCTCAAGGCCGTTGTCTGGACTTTCGTCCTGACACTGGCCGCCACGCTGCTGGTGCTCAACTTCACCAGCGGCGAGAAGAAGCTCGACGAGCAGGTCAAGCGCGAGTACGCGCTGGACGACGCGCAATACCAGCGCGCGCTGGGCGTGATGCTCGGGCCGCCCATCACCGGCGGCAACCGCTTCGAGGCTTTCCAGAACGGCGACAGGATCTTTCCGCCGATGCTGGCCGCCATCCGCGGCGCCAGGAAGAGCATCACTTTCGAGACCTACATCTACTGGTCGGGCGACATCGGGCGCGAGTTCGCCGACGCGCTTTCCGAGCGCGCCCGCGCGGGCGTGAAGGTGCACGTGCTGCTCGACTGGGTGGGCAGCGCCAAGGTCGACGGCGACTTCGTCCGCGAGATGGAAAGCGCCGGCGTGCAGATCCGCAAGTTCCACAAGCCGGGCTGGTACGACATCGCGCGCATGAACAATCGCACCCACCGCAAGCTGCTGGTGGTCGACGGTCGCACCGGCTTCACCGGCGGCGTGGGCATTGCCCCTGAATGGACCGGCGACGCACAGGACGCGGGGCATTGGCGCGACTCGCACTACAAGGTCGAGGGGCCGGTGGTGGCGCAGATGCAGGCCGTGTTCATGGACAACTGGGTGAAGGTGTCGGGCGACGTGCTGCACGGCGAAACCTACTTTCCACCGATTCCCTCGATGGGCGAGGGGCGCGCCCAGGTGTTCAGCAGTTCGCCTTCGGGCGGCAGCGAGAGCATGCATCTCATGTACCTGCTGTCGATCGCCGCGGCCACCAGGTCCATCGACCTGTCGAGCGCCTACTTCGTGCCCGACGACCTGACCGTGGGCGCGCTGGTGGCGGCCATGCAGCGCGGCGTGCGGCTGCGCATCATCACGCCGGGCCCGATCATCGATTCACAGACGGTGCGCGGCGCCTCGCGCGCGGCGTGGGGGCCGCTGCTGAAGGCGGGCGCCGAGATCAGCGAATACCAGCCGACCATGTTCCATTGCAAGGTCTTCACGGTCGACGGCCTGCTGGTGTCGGTTGGCTCCACCAACTTCGACAACCGCTCGTTCCGCCTGAACGACGAGGCCAACCTCAACATCTACGACGAGACCTTCGCCGCCGGGCAGACCGCGCAGTTCGAGGCCGACCTGCGCCGGTCGAAGCGCCTGACGTACGAGGCCTGGAAAGACCGCCCGCTGCACGAGAAGGCGATGGAACACCTGGCGGCGCTGCTGTCGTCGCAGCTCTAG